One Malus domestica chromosome 11, GDT2T_hap1 genomic region harbors:
- the LOC103449230 gene encoding probable galacturonosyltransferase-like 7, translated as MLWIMRFSGFFSAAMLMIILSPSLQSFPPAEAIRSPHHYLDYSYLRLPPPTDSGGGHFNFRKASAYRNADECASSSGAPGMCHPNLVHVAITLDVEYLRGSIAAVHSVLQHSLCPESVFFHFLVSETNLEALVRSTFPQLKFRVYYFDPRMVRSLISTSVRQALEQPLNYARNYLADLLEPCVARVIYLDSDLVLVDDISRLWATSLGSRTIGAPEYCHANFTNYFTPAFWADQRFSGTFDGRKPCYFNTGVMVIDLVRWRRAKYTKRIERWMEIQKRHRIYELGSLPPFLLVFAGHVAPIEHRWNQHGLGGDNVKGSCRDLHPGAVSLLHWSGSGKPWLRVDSKRPCPLDALWSPYDLYGHTL; from the coding sequence ATGCTCTGGATTATGAGGTTCTCTGGCTTCTTCTCTGCTGCAATGCTCATGATCATTCTCTCCCCGTCTCTCCAATCCTTCCCTCCTGCCGAAGCCATCCGATCCCCTCACCACTATCTCGATTACTCTTACCTCCGCCTTCCTCCCCCGACGGATTCCGGGGGAGGCCACTTCAACTTCCGGAAGGCCTCCGCATACCGCAATGCCGATGAATGTGCCTCCTCCTCCGGCGCCCCAGGAATGTGCCATCCCAATTTGGTACACGTGGCCATCACTCTAGACGTGGAGTATCTCCGAGGGTCAATCGCCGCCGTGCACTCGGTCCTGCAGCACTCGCTTTGCCCGGAGAGCGTCTTCTTCCACTTCCTGGTGTCGGAGACGAATCTGGAAGCCCTAGTGCGATCCACTTTCCCGCAATTGAAGTTCAGGGTGTACTACTTTGATCCGAGGATGGTGCGGAGCCTGATCTCGACATCGGTGAGGCAAGCGCTGGAGCAACCGCTCAATTACGCCCGCAATTACTTGGCGGATCTACTGGAACCCTGCGTTGCCCGGGTCATCTACTTGGACTCCGATCTCGTTTTGGTCGACGACATATCCAGGCTCTGGGCTACCAGCCTCGGCTCCAGAACCATCGGGGCGCCCGAGTACTGCCACGCCAACTTCACCAACTACTTCACGCCCGCTTTCTGGGCCGATCAGCGGTTTTCCGGCACCTTTGACGGCCGGAAGCCTTGTTACTTCAACACCGGTGTGATGGTGATAGATCTCGTGAGGTGGAGGCGGGCCAAGTACACCAAGCGGATCGAGAGGTGGATGGAGATCCAGAAGAGGCACCGGATCTACGAGCTGGGGTCGCTGCCCCCGTTTCTGTTAGTTTTCGCGGGGCACGTGGCGCCCATCGAGCACCGCTGGAACCAACACGGGTTGGGAGGTGATAATGTGAAGGGCAGCTGCCGTGACCTGCATCCGGGAGCGGTGAGCCTGCTGCATTGGTCGGGCAGCGGGAAGCCGTGGCTGAGGGTGGACTCGAAACGGCCGTGCCCGCTGGACGCCCTCTGGTCACCCTACGATTTGTACGGACACACTCTTTGA
- the LOC139189572 gene encoding uncharacterized protein, whose amino-acid sequence MAHANLMNNYFNPNSKRDRAGRPGFSPHQKVTVALRMMAYGSSADSMDETNGMSESTCLNTLEEFCNTIIQVYKDEYLREPNQEDLNRLLRKAEDRGFPGMIGSLDCMHWD is encoded by the exons ATGGCGCATGCCAAtttgatgaacaactacttcaaccccaactcg AAGCGGGACAGAGCAGGCCGccctggtttctcacctcatcagaaggttactGTTGCACTCCGAATGATGGCCTATGGCTCCTCAGCTGATTCTATGGATGAAACCAatggtatgtctgagtctacatgccttaATACTCTTGAAGAATTTTGTAACACAATTATTCAGGTTTACAAAGACGAGTACCTCCGagagccaaatcaagaagatctgaATCGACTTCTTCGCAAAGCTGAAGACCGTGGGTTTccgggcatgatagggtcattagactgcatgcattgggattAG